From Schizosaccharomyces pombe strain 972h- genome assembly, chromosome: II, the proteins below share one genomic window:
- the mrps26 gene encoding protein Mrps26: MISRCIKRCYRSGYMIFPPNRLQSTIRSKEEINSSRHKFNIADTSVRKQYNEELVFTKDAKENAEAKKVSSKVKKDRKNHSAAMEGVNINVPGIYRDVYPLPNEDVEMHEAKKKENICKKENLSKTVLVRQLAEIYFANSNKYVVDENGLDDLIQQAFKNPNDVFQPLPSKRDGDNMRLFIETEEEADMTSIKQHAIEVVLQDFQEEQPLEDKRDTIE, translated from the coding sequence atgATTTCGAGATGCATAAAAAGGTGTTATAGATCAGGATATATGATTTTTCCTCCAAACCGTCTGCAATCAACGATACGAAGTAAAGAGGAGATTAATTCGTCGCGTCacaaatttaatattgCAGATACCTCCGTCCGAAAACAATATAATGAGGAACTTGTCTTTACGAAAGATGCCAAGGAAAACGCAGAAGCTAAAAAGGTCTCAAGtaaagtaaagaaagatAGGAAAAATCATTCTGCCGCCATGGAAGGAGTAAACATTAACGTTCCCGGAATATATCGGGATGTATATCCTTTACCCAACGAAGACGTTGAAATGCATGAagctaaaaagaaagagaatatttgtaaaaaggaaaatttgtCTAAAACAGTTCTGGTCCGTCAACTAGCCGAAATATACTTTGCAAATAGCAATAAATATGTCGTCGATGAAAACGGTCTTGATGATCTCATTCAGCaagctttcaaaaatccAAATGATGTTTTCCAACCGCTTCCTTCCAAAAGAGATGGTGATAATATGAGACTGTTTATAGAAactgaagaagaagctgATATGACTAGCATTAAGCAACATGCAATTGAGGTAGTCCTCCAAGATTTTCAAGAAGAACAGCCTTTAGAAGATAAAAGGGATACAATTGAATGA